A DNA window from Christiangramia salexigens contains the following coding sequences:
- a CDS encoding efflux RND transporter permease subunit, producing MFNRIIKYFIYNRLVAVLMVLALVGWGLVTAPFNWDTGFLPQDPVPVDAIPDIGENQQIVFTEWPGRSPQDVEDQITYPLTSSLLGIPGVKSVRSTSMFGFSSIYIIFEEDVEFYWSRSRVLEKLNSLPAGLLPAEVQPSLGPDATALGQVFWYTLEGRDNEGNVTGGWDLHELRKVQDYYVKPGLSATSGVSEVASVGGFVQEYQIDVDPDALKAYNIGINQVMMAVENSNRDAGAKTLEVNKVEYLVRGLGYIKSIEDIENTVVAEKDNTPVLIKDLGRVHLGPAERRGILDKGGAEVAGGVVVARYGSNPLQVIKNVKKKIVEISSGLPSKTLNDGTESKLTIVPFYDRTQLINETIGTLELALSHEILISIIVIIVLVLNLRASVLISSLLPVAVLMTFIAMRYFGVDANVVALSGIAIAIGVMVDVGIVFVENTIRWLEMPENKNARGKKLLDVIYGATVEVAPAITTALLTTIVSFIPVFFMENAEGKLFRPLAFTKTFAIAAAFVVGVFVLPMLSYYTFNIKIDKKKSQKIWNIILIISGIALALIFSFWLPLALTLIGIIKLLEDRNPEFLGRYSEKITLGITLAVTLLFLAEEWMPLGFQKSIISNYIFVIILLAITLLMLMAIVKYYEPILNWCLTNKGKFFILPVVTVFFGIMIWFGFPKLFGFVATGFDQVGWNVKKTKVWSGLSHSFPGVGKEFMPSLNEGSFLLMPTTMPHAGVEYSKQTVQQLDMAVTDIPEVDVAVGKLGRIESALDPAPISMFENVINYKPEYILSEAGKPQKFKVDDEERFILRSGDTLSNKDAVLRKVSKEQLIADEDGEYYRNWRDHIKSPDDIWDEIVKRTNLPGVTSAPKLQPIETRLVMLQTGMRAPMGIKVYGPDLKTIQAFGMELEDLLKQVPSVKSEAVFADRVVGKPYLEIDIKRPAIARYGLSIEDVQQTIETAIGGMEITTTVEGRERFPVRVRYPRELRDDPESVKRILVPTSSGAQIPLGELADLNYVRGPQMIKSEDTFLVGYVLFDKRDGYAEVNVVNDAQNYIQEKIDSGELKVPAGVSYKFSGNYENQVRAVKRLSILIPICLLIIFLLLYFQFKTVIASTIHFSGVFVAFAGGFIMIWLYGQGWFMDFDVFGTNMRDLFQMHEVNLSVAVWVGFIALFGIATDDGVLMGTYIHQVFERRQPQTVPDVRDSVMEAGKKRVRPAMMTTAVTIIALFPVLTSTGKGSDIMVPMAIPIVGGMIIQIMTIFVVPVLQAYWRESVVKKQERLER from the coding sequence ATGTTCAATAGAATTATAAAATACTTTATCTATAACAGGCTTGTAGCGGTTTTAATGGTGCTCGCTCTTGTAGGGTGGGGCTTAGTAACAGCTCCCTTTAACTGGGACACCGGTTTTCTTCCGCAGGACCCCGTGCCTGTAGATGCGATCCCTGATATCGGGGAAAATCAGCAAATAGTTTTTACCGAATGGCCCGGCCGCTCACCGCAGGATGTGGAAGACCAGATCACCTATCCATTAACCAGTTCCCTATTGGGAATCCCCGGAGTTAAGTCTGTTCGTAGTACTTCCATGTTTGGCTTCTCCAGTATCTATATCATTTTTGAAGAAGATGTAGAGTTTTACTGGTCCAGATCGCGGGTCTTGGAAAAACTGAATTCCCTTCCTGCAGGTCTTTTACCTGCTGAGGTACAGCCTTCTTTAGGTCCAGATGCAACGGCTCTTGGTCAGGTGTTCTGGTACACCCTGGAAGGCCGTGATAATGAGGGTAATGTAACCGGAGGATGGGACCTTCACGAATTAAGGAAAGTACAGGATTATTATGTAAAGCCCGGTCTAAGCGCAACATCAGGAGTGTCTGAAGTAGCCTCGGTAGGAGGATTTGTTCAGGAATATCAAATAGACGTAGATCCCGATGCGCTTAAGGCATACAATATTGGGATTAACCAGGTGATGATGGCGGTTGAGAACTCTAACCGTGATGCTGGTGCAAAAACCCTTGAAGTTAATAAGGTGGAATACCTTGTAAGAGGTCTTGGGTATATTAAATCTATCGAAGATATTGAAAATACCGTGGTGGCCGAAAAGGATAATACCCCTGTCCTTATAAAAGATCTGGGTCGTGTTCATTTAGGACCTGCCGAGCGGAGAGGTATTTTGGATAAAGGCGGAGCTGAAGTTGCAGGTGGTGTGGTGGTTGCCCGTTATGGATCTAATCCCCTACAGGTAATCAAGAATGTAAAGAAAAAGATAGTAGAGATCTCCTCTGGATTACCCTCTAAAACCCTTAATGATGGAACCGAGTCTAAACTGACCATCGTTCCGTTTTACGACAGGACTCAGCTAATCAATGAAACCATCGGCACGCTGGAACTCGCCTTATCTCATGAGATCCTTATTAGTATCATTGTGATCATTGTACTGGTTCTTAACCTAAGAGCGTCTGTACTGATCTCAAGTTTGTTGCCGGTTGCGGTTTTGATGACCTTTATTGCAATGCGCTATTTTGGGGTTGATGCCAATGTTGTGGCACTCTCCGGGATTGCCATCGCCATTGGGGTGATGGTAGATGTTGGGATCGTCTTCGTGGAAAATACCATTCGCTGGCTCGAAATGCCGGAAAATAAGAACGCAAGAGGAAAGAAATTACTGGACGTAATTTATGGAGCTACGGTAGAAGTTGCACCGGCGATCACTACCGCCTTACTTACTACCATTGTAAGTTTTATTCCGGTATTCTTTATGGAGAATGCTGAAGGGAAACTATTCCGACCGCTGGCATTTACAAAGACCTTTGCGATTGCTGCGGCTTTTGTGGTTGGTGTCTTTGTTCTGCCAATGTTGTCTTATTATACATTCAATATTAAGATCGATAAAAAGAAAAGTCAGAAGATCTGGAATATCATTCTAATCATTTCTGGAATAGCGCTGGCATTGATATTCTCATTCTGGCTGCCATTGGCTTTGACCTTAATTGGTATAATTAAACTTCTTGAAGATAGAAATCCTGAATTTTTGGGTCGTTACTCCGAAAAGATCACCTTGGGAATCACACTGGCTGTAACCCTGTTATTCCTTGCCGAAGAATGGATGCCATTAGGTTTCCAGAAAAGCATAATATCCAATTATATCTTTGTGATAATTCTACTTGCTATAACGCTGCTAATGCTGATGGCGATAGTTAAGTATTATGAGCCTATTTTGAACTGGTGTCTGACCAATAAAGGCAAATTCTTCATTTTACCTGTAGTGACCGTTTTCTTCGGAATTATGATCTGGTTCGGATTTCCAAAACTCTTTGGTTTTGTAGCCACCGGTTTCGATCAGGTAGGCTGGAATGTCAAGAAAACAAAGGTCTGGTCTGGTCTGTCACATTCTTTCCCAGGGGTAGGAAAAGAATTTATGCCATCCTTGAATGAGGGGAGTTTTCTGCTGATGCCTACCACCATGCCACATGCTGGTGTTGAATATTCAAAGCAGACCGTTCAGCAACTTGATATGGCAGTAACCGATATTCCTGAAGTTGATGTAGCTGTAGGAAAGCTGGGGCGTATAGAAAGCGCACTGGATCCCGCACCAATATCAATGTTTGAAAATGTTATTAATTACAAACCGGAGTATATCTTATCTGAAGCTGGAAAGCCTCAGAAATTCAAGGTAGACGATGAGGAGCGATTCATTTTGAGATCGGGTGATACCTTATCCAATAAAGATGCTGTTCTGCGCAAAGTTTCAAAAGAACAGCTTATAGCAGATGAAGACGGTGAATATTACCGAAACTGGAGAGATCATATTAAAAGTCCCGATGATATATGGGACGAGATCGTGAAGCGTACTAATCTTCCCGGAGTGACTTCGGCTCCAAAACTTCAGCCGATTGAAACCAGGCTGGTGATGTTGCAAACAGGGATGAGAGCCCCAATGGGGATCAAGGTTTACGGTCCAGATCTTAAAACGATTCAGGCTTTTGGAATGGAGCTGGAAGATCTTTTAAAGCAAGTGCCATCAGTTAAATCTGAAGCTGTTTTTGCCGATAGGGTAGTTGGGAAACCTTACCTGGAGATAGATATAAAAAGACCTGCTATCGCGAGGTATGGATTAAGTATAGAAGATGTTCAGCAAACCATAGAAACAGCTATTGGCGGGATGGAGATCACTACCACGGTAGAAGGTCGTGAACGTTTTCCTGTGAGAGTGAGATACCCGAGAGAATTGCGTGATGATCCCGAATCGGTTAAAAGAATACTTGTGCCTACTTCTTCGGGAGCGCAGATACCACTGGGAGAACTGGCCGATCTTAATTATGTGCGTGGCCCGCAAATGATCAAGAGTGAAGATACCTTCCTTGTTGGATATGTGCTATTCGACAAGCGGGATGGATATGCTGAGGTGAATGTGGTAAATGATGCGCAAAACTATATTCAGGAAAAGATCGATAGCGGAGAGTTAAAGGTTCCTGCCGGAGTGAGCTATAAGTTTTCCGGAAATTATGAGAATCAGGTGAGAGCGGTTAAGCGTTTGTCTATTCTTATACCAATATGTTTACTTATAATTTTCCTGTTACTGTACTTTCAGTTCAAGACCGTGATTGCTTCAACCATTCACTTTTCAGGAGTGTTTGTGGCATTTGCGGGTGGTTTTATCATGATCTGGCTTTATGGTCAGGGCTGGTTCATGGATTTTGATGTTTTCGGAACTAATATGCGCGATCTATTTCAAATGCATGAGGTGAATCTGAGTGTCGCCGTATGGGTAGGATTCATAGCGTTATTTGGAATTGCTACAGACGACGGAGTATTGATGGGAACCTATATACATCAGGTCTTTGAAAGAAGACAACCTCAAACAGTACCGGATGTGCGCGATTCTGTAATGGAAGCCGGAAAAAAAAGGGTGAGACCAGCCATGATGACAACCGCGGTTACCATTATCGCCTTGTTCCCCGTTCTTACCTCTACCGGGAAAGGATCTGATATTATGGTACCAATGGCGATCCCGATTGTAGGAGGTATGATCATACAGATCATGACCATTTTCGTGGTACCGGTCCTACAGGCTTATTGGAGAGAAAGCGTGGTTAAAAAACAAGAAAGACTCGAAAGATGA
- a CDS encoding NmrA/HSCARG family protein, whose amino-acid sequence MENKKIIAVVGATGAQGGGLVRAIMKDSQGPYTARAITRDVGSDKSKELEKLGAEVVKADLDDKQSLREAFKGAYGVYCVTFFWEHLSPEEEIRHAKNMADAAKEAGVKHVIWSTLEDTRKWIPLNNDSMPTLMEKYKVPHFDAKGESDHFFIESGVPYTLLFTSFYWDNFINFGMGPQKGEDGELAITFPMDNKELPGIAAEDIGKVAYSIFKAGKTYQNKMIAIAGEHLTGQKMADQFTETLGKKVKYNAIPAEVYRHFDFPGADDLGNMFQFNAEHDDYFCQIRDIGKTRSLNPELLSFKQWLEQNKQKFMV is encoded by the coding sequence ATGGAAAATAAAAAAATTATTGCGGTAGTAGGTGCAACCGGAGCCCAGGGTGGCGGACTGGTTCGCGCGATCATGAAAGATAGTCAGGGGCCATATACGGCCAGGGCAATAACCAGGGACGTTGGATCTGACAAGTCCAAAGAACTTGAGAAATTAGGAGCTGAGGTCGTAAAAGCAGATCTGGACGATAAGCAAAGCCTGAGAGAAGCCTTCAAAGGAGCTTATGGCGTTTATTGCGTAACCTTTTTCTGGGAACATCTATCTCCCGAAGAAGAAATAAGACATGCGAAAAATATGGCAGACGCCGCAAAAGAGGCAGGAGTTAAACACGTGATATGGTCCACTCTGGAGGACACCAGAAAATGGATCCCCCTAAATAATGATTCTATGCCTACGCTGATGGAAAAATATAAAGTTCCTCATTTTGATGCCAAAGGCGAATCTGATCATTTCTTTATAGAAAGCGGTGTGCCGTACACCCTGCTCTTTACTTCCTTCTACTGGGATAACTTTATCAATTTCGGCATGGGACCTCAAAAAGGTGAAGATGGTGAGCTTGCGATCACCTTCCCAATGGACAATAAGGAACTTCCCGGTATAGCTGCAGAAGATATAGGCAAGGTTGCGTATAGTATTTTTAAGGCTGGAAAAACCTACCAGAATAAAATGATTGCCATCGCCGGAGAGCATTTAACAGGACAAAAAATGGCCGATCAATTTACTGAAACCTTAGGCAAAAAAGTAAAGTATAATGCTATTCCAGCCGAAGTATACAGACATTTTGATTTTCCGGGAGCCGATGATCTGGGGAATATGTTTCAATTCAACGCAGAACATGATGACTATTTTTGCCAGATTAGGGACATTGGTAAAACACGATCGCTTAATCCCGAGTTACTTTCCTTCAAACAATGGCTGGAGCAGAATAAACAAAAATTTATGGTTTGA
- a CDS encoding exosortase F system-associated membrane protein, protein MEKKVKKRYRFLQISVLVLVLAAIRYFEQDLFYDPLIMFFKSDYLLGIIPPMNMAELMMNLSLRYFLNTILSLLIIYLAFRDKGILKFSVILYAILYVVATSVFIFLVLNIEREHYLALFYVRRFLIHPLFLLILLPAFYYYRLRAYK, encoded by the coding sequence ATGGAAAAGAAAGTAAAAAAGAGATATCGATTTTTGCAGATCAGTGTTCTGGTACTGGTGCTGGCTGCTATACGCTATTTTGAACAGGATCTTTTCTATGATCCCTTGATCATGTTTTTCAAATCTGATTATTTACTCGGGATCATTCCGCCTATGAATATGGCAGAACTAATGATGAATCTTAGCCTGAGGTATTTTCTGAATACGATCCTATCCCTATTGATAATTTATCTCGCTTTTCGCGATAAGGGAATTTTGAAGTTCTCGGTAATCCTCTATGCCATACTATATGTTGTGGCTACCTCTGTATTTATTTTTCTGGTACTGAATATTGAACGGGAACATTATCTCGCACTGTTCTATGTGAGACGTTTTTTAATTCACCCACTGTTCCTATTGATTCTTCTCCCGGCGTTCTACTACTACAGACTCAGGGCTTATAAGTGA
- a CDS encoding HYC_CC_PP family protein: protein MKKAFQHIISICMAVMVLFSTFSFTVDKHFCGSYLVDSAVFSKAKTCGMQMSAAAEAHCCSNEKISVEGQDELKLSFDSFDFNQQLFITTFTYTYFELFETLPKQIIPFKDYSPPLLVADIQLEDQVFLI from the coding sequence GTGAAAAAAGCGTTTCAACATATCATCTCTATATGCATGGCCGTTATGGTCTTGTTTTCTACCTTTTCTTTTACGGTAGATAAACATTTCTGTGGCAGCTACTTGGTAGATAGCGCAGTCTTTTCCAAAGCGAAGACCTGTGGTATGCAAATGAGTGCTGCCGCTGAAGCTCATTGTTGTTCCAATGAAAAAATTTCGGTTGAAGGTCAGGATGAATTAAAACTGTCTTTTGATTCTTTCGATTTTAATCAGCAGCTTTTTATTACCACTTTCACCTATACTTATTTTGAACTGTTTGAGACTTTACCAAAACAGATCATTCCGTTCAAAGATTATTCTCCTCCTTTACTGGTCGCCGATATTCAATTGGAAGATCAGGTTTTTCTTATTTGA
- a CDS encoding GAF domain-containing protein — MPFQKLKPQIETILQNDQRSVDDRLTEVCELLETTIPYYDWVGFYFKNGDKEELKLKSFAGEPTDHTIIPFGKGICGQVAVSNKNFVVSDVKAQNNYIACSIHVKAEIVIPLFVNGENIGQIDIDSHTEDPFSHEDEIFLEWVNAKVSEIL; from the coding sequence ATGCCTTTCCAAAAACTTAAACCCCAAATTGAAACGATCCTTCAAAACGATCAACGTTCTGTAGATGACAGGCTAACTGAAGTTTGCGAACTTTTAGAGACCACGATCCCATATTATGATTGGGTAGGTTTTTATTTTAAGAATGGTGATAAAGAAGAGCTTAAGTTAAAATCTTTCGCAGGAGAACCAACAGATCATACCATTATTCCATTTGGTAAAGGTATTTGCGGTCAGGTAGCGGTTTCTAATAAAAACTTTGTGGTCTCTGATGTTAAGGCACAGAATAACTATATCGCCTGCAGTATTCATGTTAAGGCAGAAATTGTGATCCCACTTTTTGTTAATGGTGAAAATATCGGCCAGATCGATATAGATAGTCATACAGAAGATCCATTCTCCCATGAGGATGAGATCTTTTTAGAATGGGTCAATGCCAAGGTTTCAGAGATACTATAA
- the xrtF gene encoding exosortase family protein XrtF: MLKLFSKYRLVLRFIFVFIGSYFALSSLYSGFLILYDTSEPTPDILTQLVARQSGSLMESFGYEVDVVMHYTGLSMKLMVEDYFLAGIVEGCNSASVIILFSSFILAFFSKPLPTIMYLFAGSVIIYAINIIRIVILAIGIYEYPKYADFLHTIFFPLAIYGTVFILWIIWVRTYSRWKRK, encoded by the coding sequence TTGCTCAAGTTATTTAGTAAATACCGCCTCGTACTGCGTTTTATTTTCGTGTTTATAGGCAGTTATTTTGCATTATCCAGTCTTTACAGCGGGTTTTTAATTTTATATGATACTTCAGAGCCCACTCCGGATATCTTAACCCAACTGGTAGCAAGGCAAAGCGGAAGTTTAATGGAGAGTTTTGGTTACGAGGTAGATGTTGTAATGCATTATACCGGCCTTTCGATGAAACTTATGGTAGAGGATTATTTCCTTGCAGGTATTGTTGAGGGTTGTAATTCGGCCAGCGTTATTATTTTATTCTCATCTTTCATATTGGCATTTTTTAGTAAACCTCTCCCTACAATAATGTACTTATTTGCAGGTTCGGTGATCATTTATGCGATTAATATTATAAGGATTGTGATCTTGGCAATAGGTATTTATGAATATCCAAAATATGCCGACTTCCTGCACACTATTTTTTTTCCTCTTGCCATATATGGTACCGTATTTATCCTTTGGATCATTTGGGTTAGAACTTATTCTCGATGGAAAAGAAAGTAA